The following DNA comes from Nitrospirae bacterium CG2_30_53_67.
GATCTTTATGAGTCGTTAATAGAAACTCTGGAAATCATGGGTGATAAAGATCTAATGGAAGGTCTGCAACAAAGCATCCGGGAAATAAAGGAAGGGAAAACAATCCCATGGGAGGAGGCGAAAAATGATCTTGGGTTAGAAGGATGAGTTACAAAATAGTTCTCACCGAGAAGGCAAAAAAAATGCTTGCAGCTATTTCTGATCGCCGTGTAAGAGAGAAGATTGCCTATCGAATAGATGGTCTATCGCAAGATCCCGACAAACAAG
Coding sequences within:
- a CDS encoding prevent-host-death family protein, whose protein sequence is MTKTLPITKARYKLKDLSKEFAREKEPEAVAVTRRGEPILAVMPWDLYESLIETLEIMGDKDLMEGLQQSIREIKEGKTIPWEEAKNDLGLEG